In Thermodesulfobacteriota bacterium, a single window of DNA contains:
- a CDS encoding PAS domain S-box protein, with protein MDGMIERPTYRALEEMLRSLQKECSDLNRMILLLLDGENKFRTFFENSLDALIISDETGRVLEANAAACAMFGYPEEELMRLGRDSLVDPDDPRRLPALRERERDGRFAGELNFKRGNGSTFPAEITSVLFRNKSGERRASIIIRDITRRRRMEDALKESEELYRTVFDHGEDGIVIVEPDTAAPIWFNKRACEQLGYTPEEFARLKIADIDLFEGPDEVEARIRKVIEKGYDEFETIHLARSGERRNILVKARYIPAGKRPLCHCIWRDITETKRREALEKRLQASQRMETVGTLAGAIAHDFNNALTGIIGFAALLREGLSGNEQALSDLDEVMLCSERAAMLTRQLLTYARRQVVEPVRLDLNRLVSDLVKFVSKLIGDRIEVRTALACGLPALHADVGEIEQVVMNLCLNARDAMPGGGSLTIGTEAVELDAEAGRELPEAEPGRYAVLTVSDTGTGMEKAVEERAFDPFFTTKGPGEGMGLGLSMVYGIVRRHGGAVRLSTEPGKGTTFRIYFPAAEGMDALVPAGPSEAIRGGTETILLAEDDEAARKIAERTLTGLGYTVLSAGDGEAAVDLFRGSSSRIDIALLDLVMPRKGGMDAFREMREIRGDLKAVFVSGYAAEDIRESFALNAGIPFLSKPFGPGVLARKVREVLDRD; from the coding sequence ATGGACGGCATGATCGAGAGACCGACTTACAGGGCATTGGAAGAGATGCTCCGGTCGCTTCAAAAGGAATGCTCCGACCTCAACCGGATGATCCTCCTGCTGCTCGACGGCGAGAACAAGTTCCGCACATTCTTCGAGAACAGCCTCGACGCGCTGATCATCTCGGACGAAACCGGCCGGGTGCTCGAGGCGAACGCCGCCGCCTGCGCGATGTTCGGCTACCCGGAAGAGGAGCTGATGCGGCTGGGGAGAGACTCCCTTGTCGATCCGGACGATCCGCGACGCCTGCCCGCCTTGAGGGAACGGGAGCGGGACGGGAGGTTCGCCGGGGAACTGAACTTCAAACGCGGGAACGGATCGACCTTTCCGGCGGAAATCACCTCGGTCCTTTTCCGGAACAAGAGCGGGGAACGGCGGGCGAGCATCATCATCCGGGATATCACACGTCGCCGGCGAATGGAGGACGCGCTGAAGGAAAGCGAGGAGCTTTATCGCACGGTCTTCGATCACGGGGAAGACGGGATCGTCATCGTCGAGCCGGACACCGCGGCCCCGATCTGGTTCAACAAAAGAGCGTGCGAGCAGCTCGGTTACACGCCGGAGGAGTTCGCCCGCCTGAAGATCGCGGATATCGATCTTTTCGAAGGTCCCGATGAAGTCGAGGCCCGGATTCGGAAGGTGATCGAGAAGGGGTACGACGAATTCGAGACGATCCATCTCGCAAGGTCCGGCGAACGGCGGAATATCCTCGTCAAGGCCCGGTACATCCCGGCCGGGAAGAGGCCCTTGTGCCACTGCATATGGCGCGATATCACCGAAACCAAGCGGAGGGAGGCGCTCGAGAAGCGGCTCCAGGCATCGCAGCGTATGGAGACCGTCGGGACGCTGGCGGGTGCGATCGCGCACGATTTCAACAATGCCCTGACGGGGATCATCGGATTCGCCGCACTGCTGCGGGAAGGCCTTTCCGGAAACGAGCAGGCGCTGTCGGACCTGGACGAGGTCATGCTCTGCTCGGAGCGCGCCGCCATGCTGACCCGGCAGCTCCTGACCTACGCCAGGCGGCAGGTCGTAGAGCCCGTCCGCCTGGACCTGAACCGGCTCGTGTCCGATCTGGTGAAGTTCGTCTCCAAGCTCATCGGGGATCGGATCGAGGTCCGGACAGCCCTCGCCTGCGGCCTGCCGGCGCTCCACGCGGACGTGGGAGAGATCGAGCAGGTGGTCATGAACCTGTGCCTGAACGCGCGGGACGCGATGCCGGGGGGCGGCAGCCTGACGATCGGCACGGAGGCGGTCGAACTGGACGCGGAAGCCGGTCGGGAGCTCCCGGAGGCCGAACCTGGCCGGTACGCGGTTCTCACGGTCTCCGACACGGGCACCGGCATGGAGAAGGCGGTGGAGGAGCGGGCGTTCGACCCGTTCTTCACGACGAAGGGGCCCGGCGAGGGGATGGGGCTCGGCCTTTCCATGGTGTACGGGATCGTCCGGCGGCACGGCGGAGCGGTCCGGCTGAGCACGGAGCCGGGAAAGGGGACGACGTTCCGGATCTATTTCCCCGCGGCCGAGGGAATGGATGCGCTCGTTCCTGCCGGTCCGTCGGAAGCGATCCGCGGCGGCACGGAGACGATCCTCCTGGCCGAGGACGACGAGGCTGCACGGAAAATCGCGGAGCGGACGCTGACCGGGCTGGGGTACACCGTCCTGTCCGCCGGCGACGGGGAAGCCGCGGTGGATCTGTTCCGCGGGAGCAGCTCCCGGATCGACATCGCGCTCCTCGACCTGGTGATGCCGCGGAAAGGGGGCATGGACGCGTTCCGGGAGATGCGTGAGATCCGGGGAGACCTGAAGGCCGTGTTCGTGAGCGGATACGCTGCGGAGGATATCCGCGAATCGTTTGCCCTGAATGCGGGCATCCCGTTTCTTTCGAAACCGTTCGGACCGGGCGTCCTGGCGAGAAAGGTGAGGGAGGTGCTGGACCGGGATTGA